One window of the Enterobacter huaxiensis genome contains the following:
- a CDS encoding FidL-like protein translates to MNRKKYVILLVCFIFLTGLIFSLFEAKHEEQFGDFRCNGPTRYFLENESVMVNQDLRVSGPDAAYLTLEGYVSTVKGREKLHRVIYMKNGKKAYKHTWLFNITDIHRAANDTVSDKAFEMFLMELTGDSSLISFDINHISDNLYLIGTPLSYIFTCNGY, encoded by the coding sequence ATGAATAGAAAAAAATATGTAATCCTGCTGGTATGTTTTATTTTCCTTACAGGCCTGATATTTTCTCTTTTTGAAGCCAAACATGAAGAGCAGTTCGGCGATTTCCGCTGCAACGGGCCCACGCGTTACTTCCTTGAGAATGAAAGCGTTATGGTTAACCAGGATCTACGCGTGTCGGGTCCCGATGCAGCTTACCTTACCCTCGAAGGTTATGTCTCCACGGTCAAAGGGCGCGAAAAGCTGCATCGTGTCATCTATATGAAAAATGGTAAGAAAGCCTACAAGCACACCTGGCTTTTTAACATAACGGACATCCATAGAGCCGCTAACGATACGGTAAGCGACAAGGCGTTCGAAATGTTTCTGATGGAGTTAACGGGAGACAGTTCGCTCATATCTTTTGATATCAACCACATTTCAGATAATCTTTATCTGATTGGCACCCCTCTCAGCTACATTTTCACCTGCAACGGCTACTAA
- a CDS encoding winged helix-turn-helix domain-containing protein, with amino-acid sequence MLFNPADHTIECGDNDEFIKLSIPASQLLELLILSKGELVTRDYLLTEVWDKNGLRGSNNNLNQYMSMLRRTLASHGCENLFITIPKIGFRLNTIISIEMRAGPGENVHFSAPHSVQKKNRKERWMIVIAFLCIILPLAGFIILKQFTSHYDIVSSEMVEVAPNCHALYLHKFSDNEKLRAKNQINAMLKELKLKCDAGNTLLFDNVDPIPDDDDYGRTFLSYCHNVGEKTLGNCTDFFYSGWKEHHE; translated from the coding sequence ATGTTATTCAACCCCGCCGATCATACGATTGAATGCGGGGATAATGATGAATTTATTAAGCTCAGTATTCCAGCAAGTCAGTTGTTGGAACTGCTCATTCTGTCGAAGGGTGAGCTGGTTACCCGAGATTATTTATTGACTGAAGTTTGGGATAAAAATGGGCTGCGTGGATCAAACAACAATCTAAATCAATACATGAGTATGTTGCGACGAACGCTGGCGTCTCATGGATGCGAAAATCTCTTCATTACTATTCCTAAAATTGGCTTTCGTCTCAATACCATTATCAGCATTGAGATGCGTGCCGGCCCCGGTGAAAACGTACATTTTTCTGCTCCTCATTCTGTGCAAAAAAAGAACAGAAAAGAGCGTTGGATGATTGTCATCGCTTTTCTGTGCATCATCCTCCCCTTAGCGGGATTTATTATCCTTAAGCAGTTTACGTCTCACTACGACATTGTCAGCAGTGAGATGGTTGAAGTCGCGCCCAATTGCCATGCGCTTTATCTGCATAAATTCAGCGACAACGAAAAACTGCGTGCGAAAAATCAAATTAATGCGATGCTCAAAGAACTGAAACTCAAATGTGATGCAGGGAACACCCTGCTGTTCGATAACGTGGATCCTATACCGGATGACGATGACTACGGGCGGACCTTCCTTTCATATTGTCATAATGTTGGCGAAAAAACGCTGGGGAATTGTACAGACTTTTTCTATTCAGGGTGGAAAGAGCATCATGAATAG
- a CDS encoding fimbrial protein, producing the protein MGITMPIKKGALLALIASFSTSAASLVQNMPNMTLQNIAGLQDGTLLKTLPLSSLAASALSENELSVETDAGMWDTSRSIFKTNVPGIGFSLCTKGNERCVSRLSNWLPGDNLSLRLYKIGDLHGGQYRLPSLSIYGKTHPLLRINLPAVVINTSLCGVTAQQIKVPFPSFSLKKGGKDLPSASFKIPVVCMNPEDYGKVNIQFTFHGRLVDSNTLPTQLDNIGIQIVDTHGEPVAFNAVTHNASSSFNYRARPIMLPGHTPHYGKFSADATVLVTLK; encoded by the coding sequence ATGGGAATTACAATGCCGATAAAAAAGGGCGCTTTGCTGGCGCTCATCGCCTCATTCTCCACCTCTGCAGCCAGCCTGGTACAAAATATGCCCAACATGACGTTGCAAAATATCGCGGGCCTGCAGGATGGAACATTACTAAAGACATTGCCACTCTCTTCCCTGGCCGCCAGCGCATTGAGCGAAAACGAGCTATCCGTTGAAACGGATGCCGGGATGTGGGACACCTCAAGGAGCATTTTTAAAACGAACGTGCCAGGCATTGGTTTTAGTCTGTGTACAAAAGGCAATGAGCGATGCGTGTCGAGGCTCTCAAACTGGCTACCTGGCGATAACCTCTCACTGCGTCTCTACAAGATTGGTGATTTGCACGGCGGGCAGTATAGGTTGCCGTCGCTGAGTATTTATGGGAAAACGCATCCTTTACTGCGTATAAATTTGCCTGCAGTGGTTATAAATACCTCGCTTTGCGGCGTGACGGCTCAGCAAATTAAAGTCCCTTTCCCGTCTTTCTCGTTAAAAAAGGGTGGAAAGGATTTACCCAGTGCCAGCTTTAAAATTCCCGTTGTGTGCATGAATCCAGAGGACTACGGAAAAGTGAATATTCAGTTCACCTTCCATGGCCGTCTTGTGGACAGCAATACGTTGCCTACACAGCTGGATAATATCGGCATACAGATTGTTGATACGCACGGTGAACCTGTGGCGTTTAATGCAGTAACCCATAACGCCTCTTCTTCATTCAACTATCGCGCCCGCCCCATTATGCTTCCCGGCCATACTCCGCACTACGGGAAATTTTCAGCTGATGCAACGGTTCTCGTTACACTCAAATAG
- a CDS encoding fimbria/pilus outer membrane usher protein has protein sequence MKKNAFFSLLFFIFPVAHAEEKYDLSLLENVGGVSIKDAAEFDKGNDVLPGDYTLTVYLNDKELQGQNITYKKISDDKISAVFSCGTLKKWGVIVEHCFDDPRPLTDYIAGSSVKLDQGENTLSITIPQKYQKTISENDLPPTEEWEDGIAAAFTSYNLNYDDARGTTRVKSLYGNFTNGVNLAGFQFRNNGFMTKTDSASLRYVSSTNSLSHDVDALRSTAVVGDFFTSGDLFAAQNLRGVKLATNSEMLSNAQRTYAPVISGVAKSNATIVIKQNDLVIATRKVTPGPFALKDIPASSNAGDLDISVIEANGETRHFVQPYNTVNILVPEKVFRYSVYLGRNRSLSASPKLLETNSLYGVTNSITLINGFQYANHYRNIASGAGGNIRWLGGLFATVNKSQSNFPDKKQGYVIKSGLSHSIRETDSYLYLTAENRLSRGYADFEDAVRATPSNDYKSRYVLQLNQQLAEVNVTVNYTQQYGFVNETSRAIGGSVTFSLRSMQFIASINHQYGSSTDNTISFNVSLPLGKENNHYLNYNQTHGTTADNRLSLSGSLLDDDSLSYDTGISTTGQRQYDSSLDWSTSKGILRAGWSHNGDSQEMTAGLNGAMIVHHHGVTLGQPLGTSIALVHTDRVSGLHITNNNDVTTDYFGNAIVSNLTPYRYNDTSLSSEGLHQQIAIDNNIYQNVPRAGAIVEVDTKARRVQIHYAHIYSTKGGAEPFGTQIYDADNKPVGIVSAGGLIALDIREHRWPYHAGDTASDSDCAVDLSAVNKKQHIWELQCR, from the coding sequence ATGAAGAAAAATGCTTTTTTTTCTCTTCTGTTTTTTATTTTTCCAGTCGCCCATGCTGAAGAAAAGTACGATCTTTCTCTTCTCGAAAATGTGGGTGGCGTAAGCATTAAGGATGCTGCTGAGTTCGATAAAGGAAACGACGTGTTGCCAGGTGACTATACCCTGACCGTCTACCTGAACGATAAAGAATTGCAAGGGCAAAACATAACGTACAAAAAAATCAGCGACGATAAAATCAGCGCCGTTTTTTCCTGTGGCACGCTAAAAAAATGGGGGGTGATAGTTGAACACTGCTTTGATGACCCCCGGCCGCTGACGGATTACATCGCAGGGTCCAGCGTAAAGTTGGATCAAGGCGAAAATACGCTCTCGATTACGATCCCACAGAAATACCAGAAAACGATATCAGAAAACGATCTTCCCCCTACTGAAGAGTGGGAGGACGGCATTGCTGCGGCGTTTACCAGCTACAACCTTAACTATGACGATGCGCGTGGCACGACGCGCGTTAAATCCCTCTACGGAAACTTTACTAACGGCGTCAATCTCGCCGGGTTTCAGTTCAGAAACAACGGGTTTATGACCAAAACCGATAGCGCCAGTCTGCGCTATGTGAGCAGTACTAACTCTCTCAGTCATGATGTGGATGCGCTGCGAAGCACTGCAGTGGTCGGTGACTTTTTTACCTCGGGCGATCTGTTTGCCGCTCAGAATTTGCGAGGCGTCAAGCTTGCCACGAACAGTGAAATGCTCTCAAACGCGCAGCGCACCTATGCCCCGGTGATCTCAGGGGTGGCTAAATCGAACGCGACCATCGTTATTAAACAAAACGATCTGGTTATCGCGACACGAAAAGTTACGCCTGGACCTTTTGCGCTAAAAGATATACCCGCTTCATCGAACGCGGGTGACCTGGATATTTCGGTGATAGAAGCCAACGGGGAAACCCGCCATTTTGTTCAGCCTTACAATACGGTCAACATCCTGGTACCTGAAAAGGTGTTCCGTTACAGCGTCTATCTGGGTCGAAACCGGAGCCTAAGCGCATCCCCGAAATTACTGGAAACCAACAGCCTGTACGGTGTGACTAACTCGATAACGCTGATCAACGGTTTCCAGTATGCAAATCATTACCGCAATATTGCCTCTGGCGCAGGCGGAAACATCAGATGGCTTGGCGGACTTTTTGCCACGGTGAATAAAAGTCAAAGTAATTTCCCAGATAAAAAACAAGGTTATGTTATTAAATCAGGCCTGAGTCATAGTATCAGGGAGACAGATAGCTACCTCTATTTAACTGCGGAAAACAGATTATCCCGTGGCTATGCAGACTTCGAGGATGCCGTAAGGGCGACGCCCAGCAACGATTATAAGTCCCGCTACGTGCTACAGCTTAACCAGCAGCTGGCCGAGGTCAATGTGACAGTAAATTACACGCAGCAGTATGGCTTTGTGAATGAAACGAGCAGGGCCATTGGCGGCAGCGTCACCTTCAGCCTCCGCAGCATGCAATTCATCGCCAGTATTAATCATCAGTATGGCAGCAGTACCGACAATACGATTTCATTCAACGTCTCGCTCCCTCTGGGGAAAGAGAACAACCACTACCTTAATTACAACCAGACCCACGGTACAACGGCGGATAACCGACTTTCGCTTTCTGGCAGTTTGCTTGACGACGACAGTCTGAGCTATGACACAGGAATATCGACTACAGGGCAGCGACAATATGATTCGTCTCTGGACTGGAGCACCAGCAAAGGGATTCTCCGTGCGGGGTGGAGCCATAATGGAGACAGTCAGGAAATGACCGCCGGTCTGAATGGGGCGATGATCGTGCACCATCACGGCGTGACGCTCGGGCAACCCCTGGGCACGAGCATCGCCTTAGTCCACACCGATCGTGTTTCAGGGCTTCATATTACAAACAACAATGACGTCACGACGGATTATTTTGGCAACGCCATCGTGAGTAATTTGACCCCTTATCGCTACAACGACACATCGCTCTCTTCTGAGGGGCTCCATCAACAGATCGCCATCGACAATAACATCTATCAAAACGTTCCACGTGCAGGGGCCATTGTGGAAGTAGACACCAAAGCCCGGCGGGTGCAGATCCATTATGCGCACATCTATAGTACGAAAGGTGGCGCTGAGCCGTTTGGCACACAGATCTATGACGCAGATAACAAGCCTGTCGGGATCGTATCGGCTGGTGGATTAATCGCGCTTGATATTCGCGAACATCGCTGGCCTTACCATGCCGGGGATACCGCTTCTGATTCAGACTGCGCCGTTGACCTCTCTGCAGTTAATAAGAAACAGCACATATGGGAATTACAATGCCGATAA
- a CDS encoding fimbrial protein, with product MKKLTSMAMALALAGLASSAFAADKPTHSTTVHFTGQVIEPTCSFKSKSLDVSLDSVNSSQFMNLAQGEVLDTAAKNFTLEIDCVDGNNPSNLRMKINGEGDHNILKNSKGTAQGVGVEIFSNGGNHLLPIGTDLTAKESGLENAFLNKNNNLDLVAKYARYKGDVTGGTLATDAVFEITYQ from the coding sequence ATGAAAAAATTAACTTCTATGGCAATGGCGCTCGCCCTCGCTGGCTTAGCCAGTTCTGCATTTGCAGCTGATAAACCAACCCATTCAACGACTGTCCACTTTACAGGACAGGTAATTGAACCAACATGTTCTTTCAAGTCTAAGTCGTTGGACGTATCTCTTGATAGCGTAAACAGTTCCCAGTTTATGAATTTGGCGCAAGGCGAGGTACTGGATACGGCGGCGAAAAACTTCACACTCGAAATTGACTGTGTTGATGGTAATAATCCCTCAAATTTACGTATGAAAATTAACGGGGAAGGCGATCACAACATTCTTAAAAATAGTAAAGGAACAGCGCAAGGTGTTGGTGTGGAAATATTTTCCAATGGCGGAAATCATTTATTACCTATCGGCACGGATTTAACAGCAAAGGAATCTGGGCTTGAAAATGCTTTCCTTAATAAAAATAACAATCTCGACCTTGTTGCAAAATATGCCCGCTATAAAGGCGATGTGACTGGCGGTACACTTGCAACCGATGCAGTGTTTGAAATTACGTATCAATAA
- a CDS encoding fimbrial biogenesis chaperone yields the protein MAMLLMPFFNARAALVLSGTRVVFPASENQVSLKVDNPTDNDYLMQSWVEDESGKPQQGILVEPPVAQIKAHHKVELRFNLVDPALKDNKSEKLFWLNVKEIPKVDANASGSELLLAMQTKIKVFYRPAGVEAESGDAWKKLIWQCAGNSIEVNNPTPYFITIDSAMTDGHTKLNVDMIAPFSKKRMQLQGTAKCNSVTWSAISDFGDVTEMASSHFR from the coding sequence ATGGCGATGCTGCTGATGCCGTTTTTTAACGCCAGGGCGGCGCTGGTGCTCAGTGGAACGAGAGTCGTATTCCCGGCAAGTGAAAATCAAGTCTCGCTCAAAGTGGATAATCCCACTGACAATGATTATCTCATGCAGAGCTGGGTAGAAGATGAATCAGGTAAACCTCAGCAGGGTATCTTGGTTGAGCCGCCGGTCGCGCAAATAAAAGCACATCATAAGGTTGAATTACGATTTAACTTGGTAGATCCCGCGCTCAAGGATAATAAAAGCGAGAAGCTCTTCTGGCTCAATGTAAAAGAGATCCCTAAGGTTGATGCTAATGCCTCAGGATCAGAACTGTTGTTAGCGATGCAGACGAAAATAAAAGTATTTTATCGACCCGCGGGTGTTGAGGCCGAATCTGGCGATGCGTGGAAAAAACTCATCTGGCAATGTGCGGGCAATAGTATTGAGGTAAATAATCCAACGCCTTATTTCATCACTATTGATAGTGCGATGACTGACGGCCATACCAAATTAAATGTCGATATGATTGCGCCATTTTCAAAAAAACGTATGCAGTTGCAAGGCACGGCGAAATGTAATTCTGTCACCTGGAGTGCCATCAGCGATTTCGGTGACGTAACAGAAATGGCTTCATCACATTTCCGATGA
- the lldP gene encoding L-lactate permease: MSLWQQNYDPAGNIWLSSLIASLPILFFFFALIKLKLKGYLAATYTVAIALMVALFFYKMPVDRALASVVYGFFYGLWPIAWIIIAAVFVYKISVKTGQFDIIRSSILSITPDQRLQMLIVGFSFGAFLEGAAGFGAPVAITAALLVGLGFNPLYAAGLCLIVNTAPVAFGAMGIPILVAGQVTGLDSFEIGQMVGRQLPFLTIIVLFWIMAIMDGWRGVKETWPAVMVAGGSFAIAQYLSSNFLGPELPDIISSLVSLVCLTLFLKRWQPVRIFRFADMGASHVDQTLARTGYTAGQIVRAWSPFLFLTATVTLWSVPPFKALFAPGGALYDMVINISVPFLDKMVARMPPVVHDATPYAAVFKFDWFSATGTAILFAAILSVVWLRMKPAAAVQTFAATIKELLLPIYSIGMVLAFAFISNYSGLSSTLALALAHTGHAFTFFSPFLGWLGVFLTGSDTSSNALFAALQATAAQQIGVSDVLLVAANTTGGVTGKMISPQSIAIACAAVGLVGKESDLFRFTVKHSLIFTCMVGVITTLQAYVLTWMIP, translated from the coding sequence ATGAGCCTCTGGCAACAAAACTACGATCCGGCCGGGAATATCTGGCTGTCGAGCCTGATCGCATCGCTTCCGATCCTGTTCTTCTTCTTTGCGCTGATTAAGCTCAAGCTGAAGGGCTACCTTGCCGCGACGTATACCGTTGCCATCGCCCTGATGGTGGCCCTGTTCTTCTACAAAATGCCGGTCGATCGCGCGCTGGCCTCCGTCGTCTATGGCTTCTTCTACGGACTGTGGCCAATTGCGTGGATTATCATCGCCGCCGTCTTTGTCTATAAAATCTCGGTGAAAACCGGGCAGTTCGACATTATTCGCTCGTCGATTCTCTCCATCACGCCGGACCAGCGCCTGCAGATGCTGATCGTCGGCTTCTCCTTCGGGGCGTTCCTGGAAGGGGCGGCAGGTTTCGGCGCGCCGGTGGCGATCACCGCCGCGCTGCTGGTCGGGCTGGGCTTTAACCCGCTGTATGCCGCGGGCCTGTGCCTGATTGTGAATACGGCGCCGGTGGCGTTCGGCGCAATGGGTATTCCGATTCTGGTAGCCGGACAGGTCACGGGCCTGGACAGCTTTGAGATCGGCCAGATGGTGGGCCGCCAGCTGCCGTTCCTGACCATCATCGTGCTGTTCTGGATCATGGCGATTATGGACGGCTGGCGCGGCGTGAAGGAGACCTGGCCTGCGGTGATGGTGGCGGGCGGTTCGTTCGCCATTGCCCAGTATCTCAGCTCCAACTTCCTCGGCCCGGAACTGCCGGACATCATCTCTTCCCTGGTATCGCTGGTGTGCCTGACGCTGTTCCTGAAACGCTGGCAGCCGGTGCGCATCTTCCGCTTTGCCGATATGGGCGCCTCACATGTGGATCAGACTCTGGCCCGCACGGGCTATACCGCAGGACAAATCGTTCGCGCCTGGTCACCGTTCCTGTTCCTGACCGCCACCGTGACGCTGTGGAGCGTACCGCCGTTCAAAGCCCTTTTCGCCCCGGGCGGCGCGCTGTACGACATGGTAATCAACATCTCCGTGCCGTTCCTCGACAAGATGGTTGCCCGTATGCCGCCGGTGGTTCACGACGCCACCCCGTATGCAGCGGTGTTCAAGTTTGACTGGTTCTCAGCAACCGGTACGGCCATCCTGTTTGCCGCTATCCTTTCGGTGGTGTGGCTGCGCATGAAGCCTGCCGCCGCGGTGCAGACCTTTGCGGCGACGATTAAAGAGCTGTTGCTGCCAATCTACTCCATCGGCATGGTGCTGGCGTTCGCGTTTATCTCGAACTACTCCGGCCTGTCGTCGACGCTGGCGCTAGCGCTGGCGCACACCGGACACGCGTTTACCTTCTTCTCGCCGTTCCTCGGCTGGCTGGGGGTGTTCCTGACCGGTTCCGATACCTCATCAAACGCCCTGTTTGCCGCCCTGCAGGCAACCGCGGCCCAGCAGATTGGCGTTTCTGACGTCCTGCTTGTCGCGGCGAACACCACCGGCGGCGTGACCGGGAAGATGATCTCCCCGCAGTCCATCGCCATTGCCTGCGCCGCGGTGGGGCTGGTGGGCAAAGAGTCGGATCTGTTCCGCTTTACCGTAAAACACAGCCTGATATTTACCTGCATGGTGGGAGTGATCACCACGCTGCAGGCCTATGTCTTAACCTGGATGATTCCATGA